Part of the Leptolyngbya sp. BL0902 genome, GGCTTCCATACGCTCGGTGTCGGTGACGAAGTAGGGGGAGATGTAGCCCTTGTCGAAGCGCATCCCTTCGGTGATTTCCAGCTCGGTGGTCATGGACTTCCCTTCTTCCAGGGAAATCACGCCCTCGCGGCCCACTTTATCCATGGCCTCGGCGATCATCGCGCCCACTTCTTCGTCGTTACCAGCGGAGATAGAACCCACCTGGGCGATGGACTTAGAATCTTCCACCGGACGAGCGTGCTCAGCGATTTTGTCCACCAGGAAGGCGGTGGCCTTGTCGATACCGCGCTTCAGGGAGATAGCGTTGGCACCCGCCGCCACGTTCCGCAGACCTTCTTTCACGATGGCATGGGCCAGCACGGTGGCGGTGGTAGTACCGTCGCCAGCGGCGTCGTTGGTTTTAGAAGCGGCCTGACGAATCAGCGCCACCCCGGTGTTTTCAATGTTGTCTTCCAGTTCGATTTCCTTGGCGATGGTCACACCATCGTTCACGATCTGAGGAGCGCCGAACTTCTTCTCCAGCACCACGTTACGACCCTTGGGGCCGAGGGTGACGGCAACGGCCTCAGCCAGGGTATCCATGCCTTTTTCTAGGGCACGACGGGCGTTTTCGTTGTAAATAATGCGCTTAGCCATGAACTAATGTCTCCGAAAATTAAGTAGGAGGAAACGAAACAAGAATCCGTGATGACTTCAGACGAGAATTTGCAGGCTGGGTACAGCGAAGTGAAGCCCAACACCCCCATTCTCAAGTCCTTAGAAAAACCTATCGGTTAGGTTGTCGGGTGCATTTACGAAGCAATGCACCGAACCCAACAGGATTTAGCCCAAAACGGCCAGGATATCTTTCTCAGACAGCAGCACATACTCTTCGCCGCCCAGTTTGATGTCGGTTCCGGCATACTTGGAGTACAGCACTTTGTCGCCAATGTTCACATCGAGGGCTTGGCGGTTGCCTTTGTCATCGGTTTTGCCGGGGCCAACGGCGGTAATTTCGCCAACCTGGGGCTTTTCTTTGGCAGTGTCGGGCAGCAGAATGCCGCCAGCGGTGGTTTCTTCAGAAGCGCTGACTTTGATCAGAACTCGATCCGCCAGGGGCTTAACGCTGGATGCGGCTAGGGTGATAGCAGCCATACAAACAATCTCCGGGATTTAGCGACGTACAACGAACGCCTGAGCGAATCTCTCGCCTGCTCAGACCAAACGGGAACTTAGCACTCTCAAGCTCCGAGTGCTAATTTACGTTACTTAAGGGAGCAATAGCAATGAACCAAGCTGTACGGGTTCCCGAACTGAAGCGACACATCAATAGGGTTTTCGTCGCCAGCCGCGCCGCCGGAAGATGAGAAAGAACAGGACAATCACCACCAGTAACACCAGGATGGGCGTGGCGATGGCCAAGATTGACAGCACCGTGGAACTGGCCAATTCGGTGCCGGAAACCGCCACATTTCCCACTGGCCCTGCCGCTGCGGTGGAGGCGAGTCGCGCCAGCCCGGTAAAGGCTTGGGTGCCGCTGGCCACGGTACCCCCGGCAATAAGGGCCAAGCTCCACTGCAAAAAGGGGCTCATGTCTCCCCCGACCACGGCGGCGGTGAGCACGGTTCCGGCGATGGCGGCGGCAGGGAGTTCTACAACGTCCATCAGGTTGTCTACCACGGGCACCAGGTAAATCAGCACTTCAATCACCGTGGCGACCGCAAAGGCGATGATGGCTGGAGTGGTGGCCATCCAGCTCATCCCTGGTGACAGGGTAAGGTAGCCCTGCTGGGCGGCAATGCCTGTCATCAAAAACGGCACCAAAATCCGAAACCCCGCCGCCGCACTGAGGCCAATGCCAATGGCAATGTGCAAAAGAATATCCAGTTCCATGGCGACCTCGCGGAAGTAATGGGCGATGGGTTTGGGCCAATCATAAACCCTGTCTGCGGTCAGGGGTGGAACGGCTGTGGGAACATAGGGATTAATAACCACACAACGGCCCCCTGGAGAACGGTTTATGAGCAAAGCAGAACAGCTCATTCGCATGGCGGAAGACGAGCTAACGGAGTACAGCACCGATGCCCGCAAAATTGAAAAACTGCGGCGCAAGTTTAGCTTTGCCGTGCCCTATCCTGAACAAAAGGCCGTGCGGGCTGAGGTAGAAGCCAGTTTGCCCAAGAACTTCTTAGCCGAGCTGGTGGAAGAAAACCGCCAAACGGTGGCCCTTCCTTTTTGGGGCATCGGCGGATTGGGCCTGCTGCTGGGCATTTCAGGCAAGCAACCGCTGGATTTAATTGCCACGGGGATCGGCTTCTATGTCGCCTTTCAAGTGCAAAAATGGGGCTGGGAACTTCAGGCGAAGCGCTTGGTGCTCAACACGTTGGACGCCATTGAAGCCAGCGTTCAGGAATCCGCCACCCAGCCGTAGCGCCCTACCGCAGAGCCATGGCCGGGACGAGATCATGGGGATTTTGCGCCACCCAGCCCAGGGCTGAATTGAGCCGCACTTCAAAGAAGAGGTAGGACTCTGGGCGCTCGTCTTGAGGGGCCACTTGCCCTAACCTGGCCCCCTGGGCCACCGTTTGGCCGACGGCGACCGTCATAGCTGTGAGGTTCGCGTAGCGGGTTTGCAGGCCATCGGCATGGTTCACCACAATGAGGTTGCCGTAGACCGGATCCGTTCCCACAAAGGCCACCGTCCCTGACCCCACAGCTAGCACGGGAGTCTCTGCCGTTGCCGCCAACGCAACCCCCGTGTTAAACACCACCTCATCGCGATCTGGGGCGGGCTGCCAGCCAAAGTTCATGACCACCTCGGCCCGCTCCGGCAGGGGATAGCCTTGGAGGGGGCTAGGGCGGGATTGAGGCGCATTATTGGTGCTGGCTGCGGTGCTGACACCGGGAAACCAGTTAATGCCCGGAATAAAGATTTCGGTGGGTACGGTGCCGACGCAGCCATTGATCTCAAACAAAAGGTCGGCCTGACGGTCGTAGGCTTGGGCCACCTGTGCCCAGGTTTGGCCGGGGCTCACCCGCACCCGAATGCCGTTGTAGGGGGGAATCACCAACTCCTGCCCAACGCTGACCCGTCCCCCTTGCACCGCCGGGTTGAAGCCCATGATGGTGGTGCTCAGCAATCCGTAACGTTGGGCAATGGTTTCCAGCGTTTCCCCAGCCGCCACCCGATGACGCCCCAGCCGCGATAGGGCCGGAGCCGGACAAAGGGAATCCGCAGACGAGGACGCCTGGGCGATCCAGGACAGTTCTGCCGCAGGGCCGGGGCTCCCCCAGAGGCCAACACTCAACCCGGCGATGACCCCTACCCCCCAGCGGCCCAGGGGAGCTAGACGGACGGGCATCTTTGGCTGAAATAGGGCAGATCGCATAAACCGTGACACAGCGCGACGAAAAAGGACATTGGGCCATGGCTCATGCGCCCTAACCCAAAACTTTTCCCATCATAGACAATCCCCCCAGGTCTGGCGGGGGGCAGATTGGTCATGCGACCTTCCCCCGACGGAGATAGCGAATGGCTGTATCGCGTTTGGCCCTAAAGCCCCTGCTGGATGTACTGCAAAATGCCACGGGCGATGGCCTGGGCAGCGGTTTCGCGCCAAGCGGGATCGGCTAATCGGGGGGCATCCTGGGCACCCGTGACAAAACCTACTTCCACCAACGCAGCGGGCATATTCGTATGGCGAATGACAAAGAA contains:
- a CDS encoding DUF4126 domain-containing protein, with the translated sequence MVINPYVPTAVPPLTADRVYDWPKPIAHYFREVAMELDILLHIAIGIGLSAAAGFRILVPFLMTGIAAQQGYLTLSPGMSWMATTPAIIAFAVATVIEVLIYLVPVVDNLMDVVELPAAAIAGTVLTAAVVGGDMSPFLQWSLALIAGGTVASGTQAFTGLARLASTAAAGPVGNVAVSGTELASSTVLSILAIATPILVLLVVIVLFFLIFRRRGWRRKPY
- the groES gene encoding co-chaperone GroES, translated to MAAITLAASSVKPLADRVLIKVSASEETTAGGILLPDTAKEKPQVGEITAVGPGKTDDKGNRQALDVNIGDKVLYSKYAGTDIKLGGEEYVLLSEKDILAVLG
- a CDS encoding M23 family metallopeptidase codes for the protein MPVRLAPLGRWGVGVIAGLSVGLWGSPGPAAELSWIAQASSSADSLCPAPALSRLGRHRVAAGETLETIAQRYGLLSTTIMGFNPAVQGGRVSVGQELVIPPYNGIRVRVSPGQTWAQVAQAYDRQADLLFEINGCVGTVPTEIFIPGINWFPGVSTAASTNNAPQSRPSPLQGYPLPERAEVVMNFGWQPAPDRDEVVFNTGVALAATAETPVLAVGSGTVAFVGTDPVYGNLIVVNHADGLQTRYANLTAMTVAVGQTVAQGARLGQVAPQDERPESYLFFEVRLNSALGWVAQNPHDLVPAMALR